The following nucleotide sequence is from Triticum dicoccoides isolate Atlit2015 ecotype Zavitan chromosome 7B, WEW_v2.0, whole genome shotgun sequence.
taggctaggtctgctttcggccgcccacgcaacgtgcaggtgtgctcagggcgatgggcccagacccctgcgcgcttaggtttagaccggcgtgctggcctctctgttttgcctaggtggggctgcgacgtgttgatcttccgaggccgggcatgacccaggaaagtgtgtccggccaaatgggatcgagcgtgttgggttatgtggtgcacccctgcagggaagttaatctattcgaatagccgtgatcttcggtaacaggacgacttggagttgtaccttgaccttatgacaactagaaccggatacttaataaaacacacccttccaagtgccagatacaaccggtggtcgctctacctcagggatatgaggagaggatcgccgggtaggattatgctatgagatgctttttggagatgttacttggagatgctacttggaggacttcaatctactctcttctacatgctgcaagacgaaggtgaccagaagcgtagtcttcgataagattagctatccccctcttattctggcattctgcagttcagtccactgatatggccctttacacatatacccatgcatatgtagtgtagttccttgcttgcgagtactttggatgagtactcacggttgctttctcccccctttttccccttcctttctttctggttgtcgcaaccagatgctggagtccaggagccagacgccaccgtcgacgacgacccctactacaccggaggtgcctactactacgtgcaggctgacgacgacgacctggagtagtttaggaggatcccaggcaggaggcctgcgcctctttcgatctgtatcccagtttgtgctagccttcttaaggcaaacttgtttaacttatgtctgtactcagatattgttgcttccgctgactcgtctatgatcgagcacttgtattcgagccctcgaggcccctgacttgtattatgatgcttgtatgacttattttatttgtagagttgtgttgtgatatcttcccgtgagtccctgatcttgatcgtacatatttgcgtgcatgattagtgtacgattaaatcgggggcgtcacactgagCCAAACTACAAACATGAGATAACCTCACAGTACAACTTAAGCAAAATAAGTCCTATGGGTAGGAAGTCGCCAGAACAAGCGACAAAACATGCCTGACTTCGTTAAATATCAATCAGAATAGCTAGAAAGCTCGGCGTTGCCCTTACCGCGTCTAACAACCGGGCGTCCTAAACCCTCAAACGTCCGGACGGGCCGGACCGCCTGATCACTAACTGGTCGTAATTTTTTATCCAAACAGACATCTCAAATGGGCCTCAAACGTTCGGACTAACTGGCACCTCTTATATTCAGTTCAAATATGGGATGGATATGGGAGCGTCCGGGCATGCCGACCACGCCGGACCCATTCATGTTGGTCCACCCGACCCTACATATATTCGTCCTCATCCGTTCGCCGGAGCAAAACCCTAACCACTTCGCTCCACTCTCCTCCGCCACCCGAGCTCACCTCCGGCGGTTTCCATCCTTCTCCGACATGGCAGGCAGCAAATCGGACTCCGACCAGTCCGAATCCGTTGATTGGAGTGTCATTCCGTgcgggttggaggaggcaatggcaGCCCGCATTGTACTCCGCCGCTCCCGGGAGGATAGCGCCCGGCCGACGGACGGATCTGTCCGCCGCGACTCCATAGCGTCAGTGGCTCACCGGGCACTCGGGTCCTCCGGGGCTGGATCCTCGCGGTCCCGGCAGCCGGAATCCCTCTCCTTCCCCATCACCAGTCGGGCAAACTATGAATCCCACTGGGACCAGGCGGCCCACCATGGAaaggagaggataagggccgcCGAGGCCCGTATCGCGGCGGaaatggcggcggcggaggtggctgatgcggcggcgcgggcggtcGTAGAGAAGGAAGCCATCCGCGCCTGCATTGTGAAGAAATGACAGCGGAGGAACACTCGTGCCCTCGCCCGAGAGCAGAATCGGGCGGTTCGTGCCATGGCCGGACTGCCACCGAAGGAGGAGAAGGCGGACAGTGATGGCGAGGACAGCTCCGGCGACGAGCAGATCTGGTTGATCCGTACTGTGTCTTCAACCGATACTTCCatgagaaggacggcaagggcgcCGGGAAGGGCAAGGACAGCCATGGATGAACTCCACCATAGCCATACATGTCAAATTTTGGTAGTCTGATGGCATGTTTAGTTAGTAGTGATGGAGTAGCCGGACAATGTGTGTGCATCgacgtagttgcatgagtttgtGTGAATTTGAGATGTGATAATAGAGGTGTTTGGATGTGATTACATTATTTGAGGGGTGCTCTGTCAGTGCCCGCAGACACGCTCGATCGCGTCCGCGGGTGTTTGAGGaccggatttgccaagtccggctatagatgctcttggACCTACCCGCATTATATGTCAGCTCCACACAATTCTCAGAAGTTCTCCTCTTCGATGACCAAAGGAAGAGCAAGCATTCCCGCATCAATACTCTGCACCCAAGATTTTCCACTGGTGCAGTAGGACGCTTGTTCTTACCAGGAGCAGTCTGACATCTTTCGAAACTAGGCCCTAAAAGCAAATATCATTGCGCAACGTCCGTAAGCTCCAAATAGGAGCGGCAGAAGCCATATTGATCACAGAAGTTTTAGTATCTTGAGCCCAACGTTCAGATAAACCAATCATAGATCTCGGAGGATTAAAATTCAAAATTTCAGAAATGGCTCTCCAAAGTTTCCTAGCAACAAGGCAAACAAAGAACATGTGCTGGACAGATTCCAGCTCATTGCAGAACAAGCAAGTTAGGTCATTAAGATGTTGTCTTTGAGATATATTTTCTCTAGATAAATTCTTATTGTGAAAAGCCAACCATATAAAACCAAGAACCCGGCAAGGATTGAGATTTTTCAGATTTTTTCCCGGAAAGGGGCAGCGACCCACCACAGTTGATCAACTTATAGAAGGAACACACAGTGTACACCTCAGATGCCTCCAAGGTCCACACCCGTCGGTCAACACTAGGACCCAGTACCAAAGGAGCAATTAGAGCATCTACGCTCCGTACTTCACAAATCATGAACGCGTTCGCGGACAATTACCGGTCACCTCTTATTTTAGACATTACAATAATAGTCTTCATATCTGAATCATCAAATTCATACTAGTATATAGCTAGGTTATCTATCCGTCATCGGATATGTCCACGATGTCCTTGCAGGAGCCGTCGGCCTTGTGGTCATTGACAATGGGACGAAactccgacgcgtcctcctcgtcgGCGAACCGCTCCTCACACGCCACTTTCGCCTCATAGATGTAGCGGCAGTTGGCCTCGACCTTGAGCTCCAACCGGATTAACTCGAGGATGGTCTGCTGCTTTGCCGACTTCACTGCTTGGTCGACCTCGAACTCCGCCAGCGCGTCCGGACTGCTACGGCGCCGGATCCGCCTCGCCCTCGTCCCTCATGCCCCGGAGCACATCTCCTAATAGGAAGACAGAGTGGGCGTCCGTCGGATGCACTAGCGAGGACAGGTGGCGGCAGATCACGCCGGGTACATACGCACGGGACGGGGTGTGCACTTTGCACATGGTCTTCACGAAATATTTTTTCCGGGTGGTGCGACGGGGTCAACAAGCCGGATCCTTTTTTGCCCATTATCTGACACGACTTACTTGGCGCGGTTGGTGTGTGCTGCTGCATGCGCTGATGCttgatggcgatggcgatggcgatggccGATGGCGCGGGCGATTGCTTGGCGAGAGAAACTCATGATTCGGTCGCCCGGGTCCTCTGTTTTTACAAAGAAAGAATATACTCAGTCTCCCCTCCCGTTCCCTCCTATGCCACCACAAAACAGGGGTTGGCAGTGAATAAACAAACACCGTCGGATGACTAGATCCCGCTCCCACACGGCAAAAGTGTGTTCCACACCACACCTCCGTTCATATTCAATTGCGCTCGGAAGCTCCCCTCCCGCCTGCCCGCCTACCCGTTCTTCCCCCGCCCCGGTGAGTAGGCCATGCACGCATGGACGCACGCGCTACTCGCCATTTTTCCTCGCCAGTCCACCTGCCCCCTCCTCACCCCTGACCCTGGCTGCCGCCGTTCAAACCCCTGcctgctccctccctccctccaccaACCCACCCCACCCCGCCCAGTAACGACCAACGAGTAACCCCTATATCTACGTGCCGGCAACTCCCCCTTTGGGCAAGCCAAGAAAGCTGGCATACAGCGTGCTACTGGACACTTGACTCGACGGTCATTGTCCCCGAACCTTGATCCGTCCTTCTTtctgggagggagggagggaggctgcCGGCCGGCCATGGACACTGCGGAGGCGGCGTGGGGGGTGGCGAGCCTGCGGCTAGGCTCTCGCCGGCTAGGCTCTCGCTCTTCGTACCGGGAGCGTGGCGCCGACGTCTTCTCCCGGGCGTCCTCCGCGGCCGGGGCGGGCTCCGAGGACGATGAGGAGGCGCTCATGTGGGCGGCGCTCGAGAGGCTGCCCACGCACAGCCGCGTCCGCAAGGGCTTCGTCGTCGGGGACGACGGCAGCGGGGTCGAGCTCGGGCTCATCGACGTCGCCGCCCTCGGGTACCAGGAGAGGACGCGCTTGCTCGACCGCCTCGTGCGCGTCGCCGAGGAGGACCACGAGCACTTCTTGCGCAGGCTCAAGCAGAGGATAGACAGGTGGCTCCCACTCGCCTGTTTGCTTTGCTCTGCTCTGCTTTGCATCCATCTCTCTGCTGTTGTCGTCTATTTGGCATCAatctctctacttcattctgaaatattTGAAGTTTTTCATTTGTCCTAACTAAAACTTCCTTAAGTTCGACAAAATTTACATAATCATTTACTAATATCCACAACACCatatatatagtactccctccgttcacttttataagacgtttCAGACAGCTGACATTGAACTGTTTTGGGTGCTGTCTGAACTGTCTACaacgtcttataaaagtgaacagagggagtatgaaaatatgtattctcaaaaaaaaaaaggtaTGAAACTATACTTTATGATGAATAGGTGAAAACATATTTCCTAACACATTTGAACATTTTCACCATTCATAGATTTTCTCTTGTCAATCCAAAGCCCCAATCATGCGTTAGTTAGAAATTAAGCATGAAGGATGTCAACAGCAGATGGTGAATTTCTCCCCTACTCATTTGTTTCAGAGTTGGGATCGACTTTCCGACGATCCAAGTGCGATACGAGCACCTCAACATCGAGGCGCTCGCACATGTGGGGAACAGAGGCTTGCCGACCTTCATCAACACCACTCTGAATGTTCTAGAGGTACTGACAGGAGCGCTGAAGCTACTATATGTTATCATGAATTCTAAGGAATATTCTTCAAGCCTGACCTTTTTTTTGTTTGTGCCCACCTTCTCCTTCAGTCATTAGCCAATCTTCTTCATATTGTTCCCAACAAGAAGATACCCATCAACATCCTGCATGATGTCAACGGAATTATCAAGCCAAAGAGGTACTTTGCTGTTAAACACTCTTCAGTACTCGTCGATTTTCCGTATTTGTGCCGTCCTTTAGCAACATATATCAGTTGTGCTTGATGGTCTGATATCCGGTGTTCATGCAAAATTCAGGATGACCTTACTACTAGGGCCACCAGGATCAGGGAAGACTACACTGCTTCTTGCTTTGGCAGGGAAACTAGACTCTGATCTAAAGGTTAAACAGCTTACTTGTTTATTAATCAACTCGACTGTGACAGCAATCTTGTTGTAAAGTTCCAGGAAACTTACTCTTGTGTTATAATAAACCAGGTTTCAGGGAAAGTGACATACAATGGGCATGGAATGAATGAGTTTGTGGCTCAAAGATCAGCAGCTTACATATCCCAACACGACCTCCACATCGCTGAGATGACGGTACGGGAAACCTTGGCCTTCTCAGCCAGATGCCAGGGGATTGGAAGTAGATACGGTGAGCTCAAAATCCAATGACTTTATGGGAGACAATTTACTCCTCTATAATTGTGTGCTAATTCCTGGTGAACTTGTCCTAGACATGCTAACTGAGCTATCAAGAAGGGAGAAGGCTGCAAATATCAAACCAGACCCAGATCTTGATGTTTACATGAAGGCAATATCCGTGGGCGGTCAGGATACGAATATCATCACCGATTACATCCTCAAGGTACTTAATCCAACAACAATATCTTGTTCTTCAATGTGCTAAGCTCTGACTGACCTATTATGCTGAACCCTGCAGATTTTAGGCCTTGACATTTGCGCTGACACCATGGTCGGAGATGATATGCTGAGAGGAATCTCAGGGGGCCAACGCAAACGTGTCACAACTGGTACGTCTGGTATTGCAAAAGGCCTAGGCAGTCTGATTGTCATGGCTGCATGATTCTAAAGAATTTTGTAGAACAAAAATACCAAATTTCTTGAACATCTCATTGCCAAGATATTTTTTTTGGAACCACAAGATTATCCTGTTGACACTATACAAATTTCCATGAACATCTCATCTTGTTATCATAGCATTTGCTGACACTTCGTTACTTGAAATTTTCTGAAGGCGAGATGATGGTCGGGGCGGAAAGAGCACTGTTCATGGATGAAATCTCCACTGGCCTGGATAGCTCTACCACATACCAGATAGTGAAATCACTTGGACTAATCACCAACATCCTCGGTGGCACGACTGTCATTTCCTTGCTGCAACCTGCACCAGAAACATATAATTTGTTTGATGACATAATCCTCTTGTCGGATGGTCACATTGTGTATCAAGGGCCACGTGAACATGTGCTTGAGTTCTTCGAACTCATGGGTTTCAAATGTCCCGACCGGAAGGGGGTCGCCGACTTTTTGCAAGAAGTAAGTCAGCTCAAATGCTTTGTCAAAGTTTACTAATTTCCAAGCCTCATGATGCTGGTCATTTCACAATTTTGGTTACTGACATCAGCGAAATTAACTTGCAGGTGACATCAAGAAAAGATCAGCCACAATACTGGGCAAGGAATGACCGGAGATACCAATACGTCCCAGTCAAGGAGTTCGCTCGTGCATTCCAGGCATTTCATGTTGGCCAAAGTCTATCTGCGGAGCTGTCTCGCCCTTTTGACAGGAGCCGGTGCCACCCTGCTTCACTGACGACCAAGCCGTACGGTGCCAGCAAGATGGAGCTGCTGCGCGCATGCgtcgagagggagtggttgctcatgaaaAGGAATATGTTTGTCTACCGTTTCCGGGCTTTCCAGGTAAAGCCTCCCATTTCAGTTCAGGCATATCTTCATACTTATAAGAGATtggttgattgattgattgattgatggcACTACCTCTGCAGCTTCTGGTGATGACAACAATCGTGATGACACTGTTCCTGCGCACAAACATGCACCATGGTAAGGTTAACGACGGCATTGTCTTCATGGGTGCTCTGTTCTTTGCTCTAGTTGCCCACATGTTCAACGGTTTCTCCGAGCTTGCTATGGCTACCATAAAATTGCCGGTCTTCTTCAAGCAAAGAGATTACCTCTTCTTCCCTGCATGGGCTTATGCCATACCAACTTGGATTCTCAAGATACCGATATCTTGCGTCGAGGTCTCCATCACAGTATTCCTGGGTTACTATGTCATTGGGTTTGATCCAGATGTTGGAAGGTACGCGTCAAATATCATCTTACTGTGGCAAACTAACAGTTAAACCATACGTGTTGCTGTCCTAGTTCTGGAGGAAGAAAAAGAACATCACAGACAACTCATGATCCTACAAGTAGGTACCAATATTAATTATCTTGTTGTTTTCTTGCAGGCTGTTCAAACAGTACTTGCTGCTGTTGCTTGTCAACCAGATGGCTGCAGCAATGTTCAGGTTTATCGCAGCACTGGGCCGGACCATGGTTGTTGCAAATACGCTGGCGTCCTTTGCACTTTTTGTGATGCTGGTGCTCAGTGGATTCGTCCTGTCACATCGTAATGCCCCTGAAAAACATTTTTCACTTGGTCGTTGAAATGTAAATTTCAGAGAGAAGATTAGTGACACCGGTTTCGTTTGCTTGTTCATGACAGATGATGTGAAGAAATGGTGGATCTGGGGCTACTGGGTGTCACCGCTTCAGTACGCCATGAGCGCCATTGCCGTAAACGAGTTCCTTGGACAAAAATGGCAACGGGTATGTGGCTGTTGTTTCCACCGTGACAACAGTATTGGTCATTCGCATAACATGGTACTGTAGTTCTGACTGTCAAAACCATTTTGCAGGTTCTCCAGGGCTCCAATAATATCTTAGGAATAGATGTGCTCAAGTCCAGGGGCATGTTCACTGAGGCAAAATGGTACTGGATTGGCGTTGGGGCACTCCTGGGATACGTTGTCCTGTTCAACATCCTCTTCACCTTCGCTCTAAGCTACCTTAAACGTACGTAACTCAAAGCTTCTATAATGGAATTTTGCAATGCACATTTTGATCAAGCACTTGATCTGAGACAATTACTTGTATAACATGCAGCGCTGGGGAAGTCTCAGCAAATTCTTTCAGAGGATGCACTGAAGGAGAAGCATGCCAGTATCACCGGCGAAACTCCTGTTGGCTCTGTCTCTGCAGCTGCAGGTAAGGCCAGTTGCAGTAATGGTTGGATTTGGACATGATCATGGCAACATGTCATCTAAATGGCCAAACTTCTCTTGTAGGGAACATCAACAACTCGAGGTCAAGGAGAAATTCTGCCGCCCCAGGCGACAGTGGTAGGAAGGGAATGGTCCTCCCTTTTGCACCGCTTGCTGTTGCCTTCAACAACATGAGATACTCTGTTGACATGCCTGCGGTAATGCCAAAAATTCGAAAGCTTTCAGTTTCCAATGAATAAGAACATCATGTGAAGTACAAGTACTAATTAATTTGATGACAAAATCTTGTTGCATAACAGGAAATGAAAGCACAAGGTGTTGATGAAGATAGGCTGCTTCTGCTGAAGGGAGTGAGTGGCAGTTTCAAGCCGGGAGTCCTGACAGCACTGATGGGAGTCAGCGGCGCTGGCAAGACCACGCTGATGGACGTGTTGGCTGGCAGGAAGACTGGAGGCTACATCGAAGGTGACATCTCAATCTCCGGCTACCCGAAGAAGCAGGAGACCTTCGCCCGTATCTCTGGTTACTGTGAGCAGAATGACATCCACTCACCAAACGTGACGGTGTATGAGTCCCTGGTCTACTCTGCATGGCTCCGTCTGCCTTCCGATGTCGAGTCGGAAACAAGAAAGGTATATATATGCGTCCTTGTTCAGCTGGGGCACACAGGCCAGGGATACATTACACTTGTTCTGATCTGAACAATGCCATTTCATCATATTTCACAGATGTTCATAGAGCAAGtgatggagctggtggaactgaataCACTGAGGGATGCCCTTGTTGGACTACCTGGAGTGAACGGCCTGTCGACAGAGCAAAGGAAGAGGCTGACGATCGCGGTCGAGCTCGTTGCTAACCCCTCCATAATATTCATGGATGAGCCTACCTCTGGCCTTGATGCCAGGGCCGCGGCTATTGTCATGAGGACCGTGAGAAACACAGTCGACACAGGGAGGACGGTTGTTTGCACCATCCACCAGCCTAGCATCGACATTTTCGAAGCCTTCGATGAGGTAATTGTTTATACTAGAAagttcattttcatgcatgtttccaAAATTATAGCGATCCTGACATTCTTTTGGTCTTGCAGCTGTTCCTGATGAAGAGAGGAGGGGAGGAGATATATGTGGGTCCTCTGGGGCACCAGTCATGCGATCTCATCCAATACTTTGAGGTAACTTTACTGTCCTTCTCATCCAATCTTTCATAATTTCCTCCTTAATTTCCTAGGTTGTTTTTTGGCTTTGATTGATAGTAACAGTTTGCTGGTATTAATTTTATCAGGGAATCGAACATGTCAGCAAGATCAAACCAGGGTACAATCCTGCAACTTGGATGCTGGAGGTGACCTCACAGGCACAAGAAGATATACTAGGTGTCAGTTTCGCGGAAGTCTACAAGAACTCAGACCTCTACCAGTAAGTAGTCATTAATTTTGCATGTTTGCCAAAGAAAAAACGAAAGGCCTGATGGACTGACAAACAACGATGTACTATGTATTTTGCAGGAGAAACCAGAGCATGATCAGGGACATCAGCAGGGCCCCTGCTGGCTCCAAGGATCTCTACTTCCCGACGCAGTACTCGCAAAGCTCCGTCACCCAATGCACGGCGTGCCTGTGGAAACAACACCTGTCCTACTGGAGGAACCCTCAGTACACGGTGGTccgcttct
It contains:
- the LOC119338418 gene encoding ABC transporter G family member 44-like, giving the protein MDTAEAAWGVASLRLGSRRLGSRSSYRERGADVFSRASSAAGAGSEDDEEALMWAALERLPTHSRVRKGFVVGDDGSGVELGLIDVAALGYQERTRLLDRLVRVAEEDHEHFLRRLKQRIDRVGIDFPTIQVRYEHLNIEALAHVGNRGLPTFINTTLNVLESLANLLHIVPNKKIPINILHDVNGIIKPKRMTLLLGPPGSGKTTLLLALAGKLDSDLKVSGKVTYNGHGMNEFVAQRSAAYISQHDLHIAEMTVRETLAFSARCQGIGSRYDMLTELSRREKAANIKPDPDLDVYMKAISVGGQDTNIITDYILKILGLDICADTMVGDDMLRGISGGQRKRVTTGEMMVGAERALFMDEISTGLDSSTTYQIVKSLGLITNILGGTTVISLLQPAPETYNLFDDIILLSDGHIVYQGPREHVLEFFELMGFKCPDRKGVADFLQEVTSRKDQPQYWARNDRRYQYVPVKEFARAFQAFHVGQSLSAELSRPFDRSRCHPASLTTKPYGASKMELLRACVEREWLLMKRNMFVYRFRAFQLLVMTTIVMTLFLRTNMHHGKVNDGIVFMGALFFALVAHMFNGFSELAMATIKLPVFFKQRDYLFFPAWAYAIPTWILKIPISCVEVSITVFLGYYVIGFDPDVGRLFKQYLLLLLVNQMAAAMFRFIAALGRTMVVANTLASFALFVMLVLSGFVLSHHDVKKWWIWGYWVSPLQYAMSAIAVNEFLGQKWQRVLQGSNNILGIDVLKSRGMFTEAKWYWIGVGALLGYVVLFNILFTFALSYLKPLGKSQQILSEDALKEKHASITGETPVGSVSAAAGNINNSRSRRNSAAPGDSGRKGMVLPFAPLAVAFNNMRYSVDMPAEMKAQGVDEDRLLLLKGVSGSFKPGVLTALMGVSGAGKTTLMDVLAGRKTGGYIEGDISISGYPKKQETFARISGYCEQNDIHSPNVTVYESLVYSAWLRLPSDVESETRKMFIEQVMELVELNTLRDALVGLPGVNGLSTEQRKRLTIAVELVANPSIIFMDEPTSGLDARAAAIVMRTVRNTVDTGRTVVCTIHQPSIDIFEAFDELFLMKRGGEEIYVGPLGHQSCDLIQYFEGIEHVSKIKPGYNPATWMLEVTSQAQEDILGVSFAEVYKNSDLYQRNQSMIRDISRAPAGSKDLYFPTQYSQSSVTQCTACLWKQHLSYWRNPQYTVVRFFFSLVVALMFGTIFWQLGGKTSRTQDLFNAMGSMYAAVLFMGISYASSVQPVVAVERTVFYRERAAGMYSALPYAFGQVVVELPYVLVQSLAYGVIVYAMIGFQWDAKKFCWYLYFMYFTLLYFTYYGMLAVGLTPSYNIASIVSSFFYGVWNLFSGFVISQPTMPVWWRWYSWACPVSWTLYGLVASQFGDLTEPLQDTGEPINAFLKSFFGFRHEFLGVVAVVTAGFAIFFAVAFGLSIKVLNFQRR